In one Bradyrhizobium cosmicum genomic region, the following are encoded:
- a CDS encoding HPr family phosphocarrier protein: MSEDAPQAGSGVPAGAISKDLLIINKRGLHARASAKFVQAVERFNAQVWVTRGGETVGGTSIMGLMMLAAGPGTTITVAAAGAEADAALAAITELVESKFNEEGI; the protein is encoded by the coding sequence ATGAGCGAGGACGCGCCGCAAGCCGGGTCGGGCGTGCCCGCGGGCGCGATCTCCAAGGACCTCCTGATCATCAACAAGCGCGGCCTGCACGCCCGCGCCTCCGCGAAATTCGTCCAGGCCGTCGAGCGCTTCAACGCGCAGGTGTGGGTGACACGCGGCGGCGAGACCGTCGGCGGCACCTCGATCATGGGCCTGATGATGCTCGCGGCCGGCCCGGGCACGACGATCACGGTGGCCGCGGCCGGTGCTGAAGCGGATGCCGCGCTCGCGGCAATCACCGAACTCGTTGAAAGCAAGTTCAACGAGGAAGGGATTTAG
- a CDS encoding PTS sugar transporter subunit IIA, whose amino-acid sequence MIGLVLVTHGRLADEFKAALEHVMGPQKQIEAITIGAEDDSDLCRSDIIEAVNRVDSGDGVAILTDMFGGTPSNLAISCMSRPKVEVLAGINLPMLVKLAKVREERTLPDAIAMAQEAGRKYVTIASRVLAGK is encoded by the coding sequence ATGATTGGTCTAGTACTTGTGACCCACGGGCGCCTTGCCGACGAGTTCAAGGCAGCGCTTGAGCATGTCATGGGCCCACAAAAGCAAATCGAAGCGATCACGATCGGCGCTGAAGATGATTCCGATCTCTGTCGAAGCGACATCATCGAGGCGGTTAACCGCGTCGATTCCGGCGATGGCGTTGCGATCCTCACCGACATGTTCGGCGGCACGCCGTCCAACCTGGCGATATCCTGCATGAGCCGGCCGAAGGTCGAAGTCCTCGCGGGCATCAACCTTCCCATGCTGGTGAAGCTCGCCAAGGTGCGCGAAGAGCGCACGCTGCCCGACGCGATCGCGATGGCCCAGGAAGCGGGCCGCAAATACGTCACCATCGCCAGCCGCGTGCTCGCCGGCAAATGA
- a CDS encoding sensor histidine kinase has protein sequence MLDRTQPDENQSAGDVASDGGLEHVAEDRPAAQGWRPLNWLKRAGQFFFALSFSSLTRRIVSLNLAGLVALVASILYLSQFRAGLIDARAQSLLVQAEIIAGAIAASATVQTNTITIDPDRLLDLKPGETYGGPDEYSPLDFPINPERVAPVLRTLISPTKTRARIYDPNGSLLLDSRNLENVLRLNLPPPADKPGFVERGMVAVRTWLNRGDLPLYRELGPENGNGYAEVSDALQGQKRSMVRVNARGEVIVSVAVPVLRSRAIHGALMLSTQGDDIDQMVTAERLAILKVGGVAAAVMIMLSLLLASTIAGPVRRLADSAESVRRRIKARIEIPDFTRRRDEIGHLSGALRDMTSALYSRIEAIEMFAADVAHELKNPLTSLRSAVETLPLARNENSRARLLEVIEHDVKRLDRLISDISDASRLDAELQRQDAVPVDLRRLLTTLVSVANETKLGHDVAVETRFEGRSPTDAFAVTGHDSRLGQVVSNLLSNAQSFSEAGKKVRLTCRRVRSEIEIVVDDDGPGIRDDALERIFERFYTDRPHQGFGQNSGLGLSISKQIVDAHGGRIWAENRAGPLDADGAPTVAGARFVVRLPAL, from the coding sequence TTGCTTGACCGAACGCAGCCTGACGAGAACCAGAGCGCCGGGGATGTCGCATCCGACGGCGGTCTGGAGCACGTCGCCGAGGACAGGCCGGCCGCGCAGGGGTGGCGACCGCTGAACTGGCTGAAGCGCGCCGGGCAGTTCTTCTTCGCGCTGTCCTTCTCGAGCCTGACCCGCCGCATCGTCTCGCTCAACCTTGCCGGCCTCGTCGCGCTGGTCGCGAGCATCCTTTACCTGTCGCAGTTCCGCGCCGGCCTGATCGACGCGCGCGCGCAGAGCCTGCTGGTGCAGGCCGAAATCATCGCCGGCGCGATCGCGGCGTCCGCGACCGTCCAAACCAACACCATCACCATCGATCCCGACCGGCTGCTCGATCTCAAGCCGGGCGAGACCTATGGCGGACCGGACGAGTATTCGCCGCTGGACTTTCCGATCAATCCGGAACGCGTGGCGCCGGTGCTGCGCACGCTGATCTCGCCGACCAAGACGCGAGCCCGCATCTACGATCCGAACGGCAGCCTGCTGCTCGACAGCCGCAATCTCGAAAACGTGCTGCGCCTCAACCTTCCGCCGCCGGCCGACAAGCCCGGCTTCGTCGAGCGCGGCATGGTCGCGGTGCGCACCTGGCTGAACCGCGGCGACCTGCCGCTCTATCGCGAGCTCGGGCCCGAGAACGGCAACGGCTATGCGGAAGTGAGTGACGCACTCCAGGGCCAGAAGCGCTCGATGGTGCGGGTCAATGCGCGCGGCGAGGTGATCGTCTCGGTCGCGGTCCCCGTGCTGCGCTCACGCGCCATCCACGGCGCGTTGATGCTGTCCACCCAGGGCGACGACATCGACCAGATGGTCACCGCCGAGCGCCTCGCGATCCTGAAGGTCGGCGGTGTTGCCGCCGCGGTCATGATCATGCTGTCACTGCTGCTCGCCAGCACGATCGCAGGACCGGTGCGCCGGCTTGCCGACAGCGCCGAGAGCGTTCGCCGCCGCATCAAGGCCCGCATCGAGATTCCCGACTTCACCCGCCGCCGCGACGAGATCGGCCATCTCTCCGGCGCGCTGCGCGACATGACCAGCGCGCTCTACAGCCGGATCGAAGCCATCGAGATGTTCGCCGCCGACGTCGCGCACGAATTGAAGAATCCGCTGACCTCGCTGCGCTCCGCGGTCGAGACGCTGCCGCTGGCGCGCAACGAGAACAGCCGCGCCCGCCTGCTCGAGGTGATCGAGCACGACGTCAAGCGGCTGGACCGGCTGATTTCGGACATCTCCGACGCCAGCCGCCTCGACGCCGAATTGCAGCGCCAGGATGCGGTCCCGGTCGACCTGCGCCGCCTGCTGACGACCCTCGTGTCCGTCGCCAACGAGACCAAGCTCGGCCATGACGTCGCGGTCGAGACCCGCTTCGAGGGCCGCAGCCCAACCGACGCCTTCGCCGTGACCGGCCATGATTCGCGGCTCGGGCAGGTGGTCTCCAACCTGCTCTCCAACGCGCAATCCTTCTCGGAAGCAGGCAAAAAGGTACGCCTCACCTGCCGCCGCGTCCGTTCCGAGATCGAGATCGTGGTCGACGACGACGGCCCCGGCATCCGCGACGACGCGCTGGAGCGCATCTTCGAGCGCTTCTACACCGACCGTCCGCATCAAGGCTTTGGCCAGAACTCCGGCCTCGGCCTGTCGATCTCCAAGCAGATCGTCGATGCCCATGGCGGGCGCATCTGGGCCGAAAACCGTGCCGGCCCGCTGGACGCGGACGGCGCGCCGACAGTTGCCGGCGCGCGCTTCGTGGTGAGGCTGCCGGCGCTATGA
- a CDS encoding response regulator transcription factor — MPTIALVDDDRNILTSVSIALEAEGYRIMTYTDGASALDGFRTTQPDLAILDIKMPRMDGMETLRRLRQKSDLPVIFLTSKDEEIDELFGLKMGADDFIRKPFSQRLLVERVKAVLRRSAPKDPTVTPKENDAKALDRGLLRMDPERHTCTWKNEPVTLTVTEFLILQALATRPGVVKSRNALMDAAYDDQVYVDDRTIDSHIKRLRKKFKVVDNEFEMIETLYGVGYRFKEA; from the coding sequence ATGCCCACAATCGCTTTGGTCGACGACGACCGCAACATTCTCACATCCGTCTCGATCGCGCTGGAAGCCGAAGGCTATCGCATCATGACCTACACCGACGGCGCCTCCGCGCTGGACGGTTTCCGTACCACCCAGCCCGATCTCGCCATCCTCGACATCAAGATGCCGCGCATGGACGGCATGGAGACGCTGCGGCGCCTGCGGCAGAAGTCCGACCTGCCGGTCATCTTCCTGACCTCCAAGGACGAAGAAATCGACGAGCTGTTCGGCCTCAAGATGGGCGCCGACGATTTCATCCGCAAACCTTTCTCGCAGCGCCTGCTGGTCGAGCGCGTCAAGGCCGTGCTGCGCCGCTCGGCGCCGAAGGACCCGACCGTCACGCCGAAGGAGAACGACGCCAAGGCGCTCGACCGCGGCCTGCTGCGCATGGATCCGGAACGTCATACCTGCACCTGGAAGAACGAGCCGGTGACGCTGACCGTCACCGAGTTCCTGATCCTCCAGGCGCTGGCGACCCGGCCCGGCGTGGTCAAGAGCCGCAACGCGCTGATGGACGCCGCCTATGACGACCAGGTCTATGTCGACGACCGCACCATCGACAGCCACATCAAGCGGCTGCGCAAGAAGTTCAAGGTGGTCGACAACGAGTTCGAGATGATCGAGACGCTGTACGGCGTCGGCTACCGCTTCAAGGAAGCCTGA
- a CDS encoding HugZ family protein gives MQPTPDFDPGKLARSLLRRSRQGALATLMAGSGDPYCSLVNLASHPDGSPILLISGLAVHTRNILADSRVSLMLDERGAGDPLEGARIMLSGHAEQAAADKELLKRRYLNAHPSAEAFVSFKDFSFFRIRPTGTHLVAGFGRIVDLRPEQFLTDLAGAEDLLVAEEGAVEHMNADHRDAMGLYATKLLGAAEGDWRCTGCDPEGLDMQDGQTALRLDFPERVTNGTALRKMLVRLAGEARTKLDSSTTN, from the coding sequence ATGCAACCGACCCCCGATTTCGACCCCGGAAAGCTCGCCAGATCGCTGCTCAGGCGGTCGCGCCAAGGCGCGCTGGCAACGCTGATGGCGGGCTCCGGCGATCCCTATTGTTCCCTGGTCAATCTGGCCAGCCACCCGGACGGCTCCCCGATCCTGCTGATCTCGGGCTTGGCGGTCCATACCAGGAACATTCTCGCGGATAGCCGGGTCTCGTTAATGCTGGACGAACGTGGGGCCGGCGATCCCTTGGAAGGCGCCCGCATCATGCTTTCTGGCCACGCCGAACAGGCCGCAGCCGACAAGGAACTCCTCAAGCGGCGGTATCTCAATGCCCATCCGTCCGCTGAAGCCTTTGTATCGTTTAAGGATTTCTCCTTTTTCCGGATCCGGCCCACGGGGACCCATCTGGTCGCCGGCTTTGGCCGGATCGTCGACCTCCGGCCGGAGCAGTTCCTAACCGACCTCGCCGGCGCTGAGGACCTGCTGGTGGCGGAGGAGGGGGCCGTCGAGCACATGAACGCCGACCACCGCGACGCCATGGGGCTCTACGCCACCAAACTCCTCGGTGCGGCCGAGGGCGACTGGCGCTGCACCGGCTGTGACCCCGAGGGCCTCGATATGCAGGATGGCCAGACCGCGCTGCGGCTCGATTTCCCGGAGCGCGTGACCAACGGCACGGCGCTACGAAAAATGCTGGTCCGCCTCGCTGGCGAAGCGCGCACCAAGCTGGATTCCAGCACTACAAATTGA